The Acidobacteriota bacterium genome has a segment encoding these proteins:
- the mtnP gene encoding S-methyl-5'-thioadenosine phosphorylase, with translation MSDIRIGVIGGSGLYEMEGMEVLEERAIETPFGEPSDALIIGQVGGKKVAFLPRHGQGHPLLPSELNFRANIWALKSLGVQWIISVSAVGSLKIDYVPTHIVVPDQFYDRTRHRKDTFFGDGIVGHVSLADPVCAKLSGCLAEGARAAGATVHEGGTYLCMEGPLFSTRAESETYRSWGFDIIGMTNLQEAKLAREAEMSYATLAMVTDYDCWHETEDDVSGHAVMEVVAQNVKMAQEALRHIIGLVPEQEDSPYKGILAHALITDPEKVPAKTYDALEPIIGPYMKKAGA, from the coding sequence ATGAGCGATATCAGAATTGGAGTCATCGGCGGCAGCGGCTTGTACGAGATGGAGGGGATGGAGGTGCTCGAAGAGCGCGCCATCGAAACCCCCTTTGGTGAGCCCTCCGACGCCCTCATCATCGGCCAGGTGGGGGGCAAGAAGGTCGCCTTCCTGCCGCGCCACGGCCAGGGCCATCCCCTGCTGCCCTCGGAGCTCAACTTCCGGGCCAATATCTGGGCCCTCAAGTCCCTCGGCGTGCAGTGGATCATTTCCGTTTCCGCCGTCGGCTCTCTGAAGATCGACTACGTGCCCACCCACATCGTAGTGCCGGATCAATTCTACGACCGCACCCGTCACCGCAAGGACACCTTCTTCGGTGACGGCATCGTCGGCCATGTCTCCCTCGCCGATCCGGTGTGCGCCAAGCTCTCCGGCTGCCTGGCGGAGGGTGCCCGCGCCGCCGGCGCCACGGTGCACGAGGGCGGTACCTATCTGTGCATGGAAGGTCCCCTGTTCTCGACCCGCGCCGAATCCGAGACCTATCGGTCCTGGGGCTTCGACATCATCGGCATGACCAACCTGCAGGAGGCCAAGCTGGCCCGCGAGGCGGAGATGAGCTACGCCACCCTCGCCATGGTCACCGACTACGACTGCTGGCACGAGACCGAGGACGACGTCAGCGGCCACGCGGTGATGGAAGTGGTGGCGCAGAACGTCAAGATGGCTCAGGAGGCTCTGCGCCACATCATCGGCCTGGTGCCGGAGCAGGAGGACAGCCCCTACAAGGGGATTCTGGCCCACGCTCTGATCACCGATCCGGAGAAGGTGCCGGCGAAGACCTACGACGCCTTGGAGCCGATCATCGGCCCCTACATGAAGAAGGCCGGCGCATGA
- the surE gene encoding 5'/3'-nucleotidase SurE: protein MTRILVTNDDGIFSEGITLLAEALQEIGDVTVVAPDREQSASGHSLTLHRPLRLQRMREGWYSVDGTPTDCVNLAVLGLMKDEPPQLVVSGINFGLNVGDDVTYSGTVSATFEGSLLGIPSVAFSQEVAEGFSFADAARFARGFVEALLAEDIPEDLLLNVNIPAGEVQGVSFTRLGHRVYKQSLVEKRDPRGRKYYWIHGTPEWTPEEGTDHEALMASRASVTPLHLDLTDYRSLESFGGLEGRLAQRFEVAAPGYEDGPKGTKPKVDKGSGTED from the coding sequence ATGACCCGCATTCTGGTCACCAACGACGACGGCATTTTCTCCGAAGGCATCACCCTGCTGGCGGAGGCGCTGCAGGAGATCGGGGACGTCACCGTGGTGGCCCCGGATCGGGAGCAAAGCGCTTCCGGCCACTCCCTGACCCTCCACCGTCCGCTGCGCCTGCAGCGGATGCGGGAGGGCTGGTACTCCGTGGACGGCACCCCCACCGACTGCGTCAACCTGGCGGTGCTCGGCCTGATGAAGGACGAGCCGCCCCAGTTGGTGGTTTCGGGGATCAACTTCGGCCTCAACGTCGGCGACGACGTCACCTACTCCGGCACCGTCAGCGCCACCTTCGAGGGGAGCCTGCTGGGCATCCCGTCGGTGGCTTTCAGCCAGGAGGTGGCGGAGGGCTTCTCCTTCGCCGATGCCGCCCGCTTCGCCCGCGGTTTCGTCGAGGCGCTGTTGGCGGAGGACATTCCCGAAGACCTGCTGCTCAACGTCAACATCCCCGCCGGCGAGGTCCAGGGGGTGAGCTTCACCCGCCTCGGCCATCGGGTGTATAAGCAGTCGCTGGTGGAGAAGCGGGATCCCCGGGGGCGCAAATACTATTGGATCCACGGCACTCCCGAGTGGACCCCGGAGGAAGGCACCGACCACGAAGCCCTGATGGCCAGCCGCGCCTCCGTCACGCCCCTGCACCTGGACCTCACGGACTACCGCAGCCTGGAATCCTTCGGCGGTCTCGAGGGGCGGCTGGCGCAGCGCTTCGAGGTGGCGGCCCCTGGCTATGAGGACGGTCCCAAGGGCACCAAGCCGAAGGTCGACAAGGGGTCGGGAACCGAGGACTGA